One region of Trueperaceae bacterium genomic DNA includes:
- a CDS encoding [LysW]-aminoadipate kinase has product MIVVKVGGGEGIDPTAVLDDAAALHASGERVVLVHGGSAETNRVAEALGHPPRFVTSPSGRTSRYTDRATLEIFTMVYRGRLNATHVERLQAAGANAVGLCGADGRLLTGRRKATVRSVEHGKTKLLRGDHTGTVDRVDDAFLRMLLEAGYLPVVTPPALADDGTLVNVDGDRAAAAIATALAADALLLLTGVPGLLRDPDDEGSLVPHVDARDPADADALAGGRMRAKLDGAVHAARGGVARVVIGDARRPTPVRTALAGSGTVVREGGAS; this is encoded by the coding sequence GTGATCGTCGTGAAGGTCGGCGGGGGGGAGGGTATCGACCCCACCGCCGTCCTCGACGACGCCGCCGCCCTGCACGCCAGCGGCGAACGCGTCGTCCTCGTGCACGGCGGCAGCGCCGAAACCAACCGCGTTGCCGAAGCGCTCGGCCACCCGCCCCGCTTCGTGACGAGCCCCTCGGGCCGCACCAGCCGCTACACCGACCGCGCCACCCTGGAGATCTTCACGATGGTCTACCGCGGGCGCCTGAACGCGACGCACGTCGAGCGCCTCCAGGCGGCCGGCGCGAACGCCGTCGGCCTCTGCGGTGCGGACGGCCGGCTGCTGACCGGCCGCCGCAAGGCGACGGTCCGCAGCGTCGAGCACGGCAAGACGAAACTCCTCCGGGGCGACCACACCGGCACCGTCGACCGCGTCGACGACGCGTTCCTACGGATGCTGCTCGAGGCCGGCTACCTGCCCGTCGTCACGCCCCCCGCCCTCGCCGACGACGGCACCCTCGTCAACGTCGACGGCGACCGCGCCGCCGCCGCGATCGCCACGGCCCTCGCCGCCGACGCGCTCCTGCTGCTCACCGGCGTCCCCGGGCTGCTCCGCGATCCCGACGACGAAGGCAGCCTCGTCCCGCACGTCGACGCGCGCGACCCCGCCGACGCCGACGCGCTCGCCGGCGGGCGCATGCGCGCGAAGCTCGACGGGGCGGTCCACGCGGCGCGCGGCGGCGTCGCCCGCGTGGTGATCGGCGACGCCCGCCGCCCCACGCCGGTGCGCACCGCCCTCGCCGGGTCGGGTACCGTCGTCCGCGAGGGAGGTGCTTCATGA